The following proteins come from a genomic window of Nilaparvata lugens isolate BPH unplaced genomic scaffold, ASM1435652v1 scaffold3978, whole genome shotgun sequence:
- the LOC111050973 gene encoding DNA-directed RNA polymerase II subunit Rpb4-like, translating to MAAGSVDLTEEDAADLQFPKEFENAETLLISEVHMLIVHRKQQNESAEEEQGFSNVFQKTDTYTERFRKFKNKETIAAVRNLLTQKKLHKFELASIANLCPETPEEAKALIPSLEGRFEDEELRQILEDIQTKRSLQY from the exons atggcggcggGCAGTGTAGACCTGACCGAAGAGGACGCAGCCGACCTGCAGTTTCCCAAGGAGTTTGAGAACGCAGAGACGCTGCTGATCAGTGAGGTTCATATGCTGATTGTGCATCGCAAGCAACAGAACGAGAGTGCCGAGGAGGAGCAGGGCTTCTCCAACGTCTTCCAGAAAACCGACACCTATACGGAACGATTCCGCAAGTTCAAAAATAAG GAAACGATAGCGGCCGTTCGGAACCTGCTGACCCAGAAGAAGTTGCACAAATTCGAGCTGGCGTCGATCGCGAATCTGTGTCCAGAGACCCCCGAGGAGGCCAAGGCTCTCATTCCCAGTCTGGAGGGCCGATTCGAGGATGAGGAACTCAGGCAGATATTGGAGGATATCCAGACCAAGAGGAGTCTCCAGTATTGA